In Entomomonas moraniae, one DNA window encodes the following:
- a CDS encoding LexA family protein, whose protein sequence is MLRKSSIIVLGSASISNNFSLPLVDIPVRAGFPSPADDYAEAKLELTEYLVQHPNATYYIRAIGDSMVDYGIFSGDLLIVDRSLDAKAGDVVIIAIDGELTCKKLSYIKGEPFLVSGNSLYPPIPLLGKEAHVWGVVIYNIHSLQGKCS, encoded by the coding sequence ATGTTGCGCAAATCTAGTATTATTGTGCTTGGTAGTGCTTCCATTTCAAATAATTTTTCTTTACCCCTTGTTGATATCCCAGTTAGAGCAGGCTTTCCATCTCCTGCGGATGATTATGCTGAGGCAAAGCTTGAATTAACAGAGTATCTTGTACAGCATCCTAATGCTACTTATTATATTAGAGCGATTGGTGATTCAATGGTGGATTATGGTATTTTTAGTGGTGATTTGCTGATTGTCGATAGGTCATTGGATGCCAAAGCGGGGGATGTTGTTATCATAGCTATTGATGGGGAGCTTACGTGTAAGAAACTGTCTTATATTAAAGGTGAACCTTTTCTGGTTTCTGGCAATAGTCTGTACCCGCCTATTCCTTTGTTAGGTAAAGAAGCTCATGTGTGGGGAGTGGTTATTTATAATATTCACTCGTTACAGGGAAAGTGTTCATGA
- a CDS encoding thermonuclease family protein, with the protein MVIIVKLAFGNRSKQALSDVIFNKNVLLELHGKNKYRKTLATIYTDVPSSCQEPVPNDMCMECTVRADINFKMIEIGMAWYWPFTKNNEKYMQAGEQARKSKTGLWADKNPIAPWDFRRK; encoded by the coding sequence ATGGTAATCATTGTTAAACTGGCTTTCGGCAATAGATCCAAGCAGGCGTTATCAGATGTGATATTTAACAAGAATGTACTTTTAGAGTTGCACGGAAAAAATAAGTACAGAAAAACGCTAGCAACTATTTACACTGATGTTCCAAGTTCATGTCAAGAACCAGTTCCTAATGATATGTGCATGGAGTGTACAGTAAGAGCTGATATCAATTTTAAAATGATTGAAATTGGTATGGCTTGGTATTGGCCTTTTACCAAGAATAACGAAAAATATATGCAAGCTGGAGAGCAGGCAAGAAAGAGCAAGACGGGCTTATGGGCGGATAAGAATCCTATTGCACCTTGGGATTTTAGGCGAAAATAA